Proteins co-encoded in one Fusarium musae strain F31 chromosome 3, whole genome shotgun sequence genomic window:
- a CDS encoding hypothetical protein (EggNog:ENOG41) yields MRFSIASSLLFLTSVASAASSWSFTDGSVTVGFKRAQGVTAKFSDQKPAKKPLVLGKTDTIKVSLTTTEAGEPKRPHQAFLILTESTGLEAPFPLKMKASGKGEAEISQKDLPIQLLLSDEPIKANLVLGSFGSSNPLISPVFDVEVQIDSNAPSPQYEAPVRYGPRAEIDHIFKVGDSSPPVVVTLVFVLAIVASVPALFLGWLFLGANVNHLPKALKAAPISHTVFFGSIVGIEGTLLLYYAQWNLFKTLPIAIVLGVVSLLSGTKALSEVQSRRLAGER; encoded by the exons ATGCGCTTCTCAATCGCATCGTCCCTACTTTTCTTAACGAGCGTGGCTAGCGCTGCCTCGTCTTGGAGTTTCACCGATGGCTCCGTCACTGTCGGCTTCAAGAGAGCCCAGGGCGTCACTGCAAA GTTTAGCGACCAGAAACCTGCCAAGAAGCCTCTTGTGCTAGGCAAGACAGATACCATCAAGGTCTCGTTAACCACAACCGAAGCTGGCGAGCCCAAGCGACCTCACCAGGCATTCCTCATCCTTACCGAGTCAACTGGCCTCGAGGCCCCGTTCCctctcaagatgaaggcCTCTGGAAAGGGCGAAGCTGAGATT TCACAAAAGGACCTCCCTATTCAACTGCTCCTCTCCGACGAACCCATTAAAGCCAACCTTGTCCTGGGATCTTTCGGTTCATCTAACCCTCTTATTTCCCCCGTCTTCGATGTCGAAGTCCAAATCGACTCCAATGCTCCTTCACCTCAGTATGAGGCTCCTGTTCGATATGGTCCCCGAGCTGAGATCGACCATATCTTCAAGGTTGGCGACTCGAGTCCTCCCGTGGTTGTCACTCTCGTCTTTGTGCTCGCTATCGTTGCTAGCGTTCCTgctctcttcctcggc TGGCTCTTCCTTGGTGCCAACGTCAACCATCTGCCCAAGGCCCTCAAAGCTGCACCTATCTCTCACACCGTCTTCTTTGGCTCCATTGTCGGCATCGAGGGCACGCTGCTCCTCTACTACGCCCAGTGGAACCTCTTCAAGACCTTGCCTATCGCCATTGTCCTTGGCGTAGTGTCGCTTCTGAGTGGAACCAAGGCCCTGAGCGAGGTCCAGAGCCGACGTCTCGCTGGAGAGAGGTAA
- a CDS encoding hypothetical protein (EggNog:ENOG41~MEROPS:MER0210990): MASDLQSTFPSAEETLKHPAYPGTLWALEPHSHGKVSVAEGRGGPVGIAWEIHGQGPIKLVLIMGLAAVKASWQRQTKYFGHDRADKYSVLIIDNRGMGGSDKPVGVYSTSGMALDAIEVIDHVGWKAERDINLVGISMGGMIAQEVAIRIPKRLQSLSLICTSGKVQNTKGLWETVSDTMGMIIPKSMERSIVDTALRLFTPEWLVAPDDDILPEPGVTARCSPPPPEGGPTYGLFETNFQRFQAQELTKKTNPELYTTKMLMCQLAAAALHNKTDDQLREIADSVGSERIMIMHGKRDNMISFPNGERLIKVLKPGSVHIVDDMGHAPIIEKTQWFNSVLEEQLSMWTKPKEE, translated from the exons ATGGCGTCCGACCT GCAAAGCACGTTTCCCTCGGCTGAGGAGACGCTCAAGCACCCAGCCTACCCAGGCACACTCTGGGCCCTAGAACCTCACTCTCACGGCAAGGTCTCTGTCGCTGAGGGTCGCGGTGGTCCAGTCGGCATTGCGTGGGAGATTCATGGCCAGGGACCCATCAAGCTTGTG CTTATTATGGGATTGGCAGCAGTCAAGGCATCATGGCAGCGTCAAACAAAGTACTTCGGTCATGATCGAGCCGATAAGTACTCGGTTCTCATTATCGACAACCGTGGTATGGGCGGCAGCGACAAACCCGTGGGTGTCTATTCTACCAGCGGCATGGCACTCGATGCCATCGAGGTCATCGACCACGTTGGCTGGAAGGCTGAGCGGGATATCAACCTCGTTGGTATCTCCATGGGTGGCATGATTGCACAAGAAGTTGCTATTCGTATTCCCAAGCGCCTGCAGTCGCTTTCCCTCATCTGCACATCAGGCAAAGTCCAAAACACAAAGGGGCTGTGGGAAACTGTCTCAGACACCATGGGCATGATCATCCCCAAGTCCATGGAGCGCAGTATTGTCGACACCGCTCTCCGGCTCTTCACACCCGAGTGGCTCGTCGCACCAGATGATGATATACTACCTGAGCCAGGCGTCACCGCACGATGCAGTCCACCACCGCCAGAGGGTGGTCCAACGTACGGCCTCTTCGAGACCAACTTTCAGCGTTTCCAGGCTCAGGAACTCACCAAGAAGACAAATCCCGAGCTGTACACCACCAAAATGCTCATGTGTCAACTTGCGGCGGCAGCTTTGCACAACAAGACGGATGACCAGCTACGGGAAATAGCAGACAGTGTCGGCTCTGAGCGCATCATGATTATGCATGGAAAGCGTGACAACATGATCAGCTTTCCAAATGGCGAACGGCTCATTAAAGTGCTGAAACCAGGCTCTGTGCACATTGTGGACGATATGGGACACGCACCCATCATAGAGAAGACACAATGGTTCAACAGTGTCTTGGAGGAACAGCTGAGTATGTGGACCAAGCCGAAGGAGGAATAA